From the genome of Anopheles funestus chromosome 2RL, idAnoFuneDA-416_04, whole genome shotgun sequence:
TGGTCAATTATTAAGTTTTCTGTATGATGAACATCTAACCATTACAGTAAGTTACGCTTTGGAAgtggaaacaagaaaaacggaGGAAACTCATCAATCTCCATTAGCCGACGGTCGCGTCGTACGGTCAGAAAGTAAATCTGCCGAGAGGAAACGTTAAACATGCTCTACCGTCAGCACCAATCACTGAACCAACTGGAAGCGGCAGTCAATGGAGAAAAGTTTTCTGTTCCTTTTAAATTACTTAATtgccattttcctttttcacaaACAGACGGTGAACAATTAGCATACGCCCCATTAAGCAGACAGGACAGGAAGGTAAACGGaccatcgaaagaaaaaaaccttgcGTCATGGTGCGGTCTTGCACCAGCGAGACGTAATAGAGACATTTGGCGTTCAAACTCTTAACCAGCATGTGAGAATGTGCTCATCCCGTGTCATCTTTCGCATCGTTCTCGTCTTCGGATGTTACTCATTTTCTGCAATCTACAATTCAAATCTTGCCTCTGTGTTGTTCCTTCATTCCCACCAGGCAAAGGCAAAGGTGGTGAGAGGGACGCAGATGATGGGATGCTAAAACGTGGGTAGATTTTGTGTCATCCGTTGGAGCAACCGTTTTCACCGTGCTGTTCCGTACCGCGTGTGCTGTCCACACTCAAAGTCATACTAATTCCGATTACTACAAATTGATACCTTCCTTTCGGTGCGTTACATGGAGACGCTTGGTGTTTGCGTTCACTACAGGCATTAGCTGACCTTTCGACTATTTGCTGCTGTTAGAATTACGCAGGCTTTACACCGAAACGAAACCTTTTCAACtattgtgttgttttcatttctctttTCGAATGATGGTATGATcctatttaaaatttacagctttaaatgaaaaataagtttatttaaaaacattaaaattaattaaactgaactaaaatgaaacaattttaaattgtatttttctgTGCAGAATGATTCGTAAAAATGCCTACAGTTACTGCCGTTTTTGCTTATCGTTAGCTTTCAGCTTTTTAAACAATTCCGCTGCCCGTTTCTTCCGTTCCACCATTTCCTCCTCGTCCTTTACACGCTGTGGTATGGCCGGATTAAAGTCCGGCATCTTGTTTCCGATTCGCTTTCTTCGCGCTTCCAACGAACTGTCCACCGCCGGTTCCATACTGCCAGCCGATTGATGGTTAATGTTGGCAATGATTCCACCTATATTTGCCAACGAGTGTGTGGGTCGTTGTGAAGTAGATTGTTCCGCCTCGGACTGCTGTTTGCCATCGACGGTACCATCGTTCGATGCTTTTTTACGACCACGTTTCGGCTTTGTTGACGTGCCTGCACCACCTGTCGTTCGCTTACGAGTAGTCGCCCCTTTCTTGGCCGGATTTGTTGCTTCAACTATTTCATCTTTTGCACCGTCCTTTACTTCCACCGAACCGTTGGCTTGTTCttcatttccgttttcgttttcttcttcaattgCATCAAGTTCGATCGTTTCGATCGTTCCTTTGCCGGTAGTTTGCTTTCGCTTCCGACCACCGGAttgctttggttttgttggacttttcttcttcgctttcACTGTCTCGTTTGGATCGATCTTGCCCGCCATCGTATCAACGGCATGCTGTACCCGTTTGCTCACCTTCAGCCTGCTTTGACCGATGGCACTCTGCACCTTGAAGTAGTTCTTTATCGATGCTTGCGATTTTCGCTCATCCAAACGTTTCAGCACCGGCAACAGTATGTCGTTCGTTTTCGTTTGCGTCCAACCAAACTTTTGACGCGCATAATCGCGTAACCGGTCCGCGTCCGGATAGCCCCAGGTGAATTCTTCCTCGCTAAAGTCAACCGTTGGGCGCAGGTACGCATCGACCACTCCCGTGCTAGGAAACCCTTCACCGATGTCGATATTTTTTAGTTTCGATTTCAGTGCCATCCTGGTGCCGGATGCACCGGTTCTGCCGTGCTGCCACCAGTTACGAAACTTTCGCAACCCGGACAACATCGACATCATCTCGGATGTTTCCTCTGCCTCTTCCGGGGTCGGTGGAAATGAGGCCAAAATTTCCAGTGCCGTCACGGCACCGATACCATGAATACCCGTCGTATAATCGCTGCCCACTAGCAGTGCCAGCTGGATCAGCTTTTTACGATCCATATGAAACGTCTGCTCTATACCTTCGATGGTAAACTCAAGGACGAGCTTCTGTTGGTTGAAGAAGTTTTTGTACACTTTCTTCCCACCGAACAGCCAGATATCACTATCGTCCGTAATCGTACCGTCCGTCATTTCGATCTGGTTCAAAAATGCACACTGTGCTTCCGCCTCCATCGGTGCCACAATGTACGGTACGCCGAAGATCTGCAACAGTTCCATACAATCGTTACGCATCTGATCGGTTATTGATACGCCCAGGCGcgattgtttgttcttttcgcGCTCTAGCTCACGCTCTGTTTGGGCCAGATCAAGCGCCATCCGCTTCAGCTCGAGCGGTGTGTGAGATTCCTTCAGTGTGTCCGCCATTTCGGTGATGAGATTTTCCGCACTGACAGGCTTCGGATCCGGTGGTGGCTGTTTGCTCGTCGACGGTATCGGTTCGGGCTCGGGGAACAACTCTTTCGAAACAGATTTCCCGGAAGTAGTTTGCTTTTCTGTACCAGCCTCTTGGTTCGCTTTCTTTGACGAAGGAGGTGTTTTATTGACGAAGAATGGTTTCGGTACGTGTGGTACCGATTCTTCTGATTCGTTCGATTTGTGTGAATCTTTGCCGGGTGTGCGGGCCAATACTAAGTGTTCCAAAGTTCCTTTCTTAGCCGGGCTGTCCGCAATTTCAATCACCGTTGCATCTTCGGTCGCTTTCGGTGATGATTTAGTTTCTTTCATCTGATCATTGCCCGGAACAATCTGCTTAGTGGGAGTTCGTTGGATGCTTAAATCAGCATCATAAATAATAGTCACATCACTGTCAGCATCTTCATCATTGTTGTGCGCTTGGGTCTGCAATAGAAAACACATCgaaattacttttaaaaaaaaacgatcaaaacgCAAAATTTACCTTTTCGACACTATCCAGTTTAATTTCATCTAATTGAAACGAATTTGCATTCGCTTTTAATTCATCCAGCTGTTTTTTGAGTGTCTCACTAATGCTTTTTAAATCTGTACTGGGCAGAGCTGGCTCAGACACAGGCAAAAGTGGGGCTTTAACGATGTCTCCTAAATCAATCACCGCCGGACCTTTCTTTAGATTTTCAAGTTCTTCCTTCAGCTGAGCATTTATGTCGTCTACTTTCTTTATCTTTAATCCAGGAAATGCTTTTGGAACGTTTTGATCTTCTGCATTCGACTGTTTGCTGGTACTATCTGAgctattttcttcttgcagaAGATCATTCACTTGTTTCATTGGTATACTGATCATCGGTAGGGTGGGTTGCTCCTGTATGGAGGACCGATTATTTTCTGCAGCCTCCGCTTCattaatgttttccttcttcgcAACGAAAATATCGGCAAATATATCGTCCTTATCGCATACTCCTATATCCTCTTGCTTAATAATTACTTCCaccacttccttttttttagatgATCCCGCTTCAGATAGCTGTTTCAGATCATCGATAGTAAAATCAACGATTGGATTAAAGTGCGGCTTGAAGTGATTGGTACTATTTAACGGCAGTGAAATGCCTTCTTGCGAATCGTTCAAATTATCCTCCGGCACATCAACGAAGTCTGAATCGGATTCAGTTTCCGGTTCGCTGTCCGTTTTTTCTGGAGCCTCTTTTTCTTCCACTACCTTTTCTTCCTCATCTGGTATTTCGTGTACAATCTCTAAAGTATTTTGTACAATTGAATCTCCATTATAGACAAACATTTGCGACATCGAATCATTAATGTCTCCTCCATCGACATCCTGCGTTTGATGCAACAGTTCGTTGAATTCTTCATTTGTCATTCCACCATACTCGAGCATAAAACCACGCGCTAAGCTTTGTGCAGCGTTTCCGAGTGCTTGCTTTTGTTTCCGTGACATGCGCAAATCATCTTCGTCGAGTTCGATTAATGCGTGAGGATCTTCATCCTGCATTAGTGACATTTTAATCGCAAGTTGCAGCTCTTCATCCATCTCTTTGTCGTCTTCTTCGGCTCCCACTTTACTGGCCAACTCCTCTTTAGACAGTTTTGGCAATTTTGGAGCTTTCGGTGCTAGCTTTTCTGCTTCTTCGCGAACCTTTGCTTTTTCGATCGCTTTTTGAACATCGCGCACGAGCAAGAAACGCGTATTTTCATCTGATGCTATCTGTTGCGCAGCTCTGTTTGATGATGTTTCTACACCTTCCTCGGTAAGCAAAGATTCCAACTCGGCCAGTGAGAGACACTTGCCACCCATTTCCTTCTCGGCTTCTTCGAGCTCGACCTGAACCTGACGTCTCTTCAGCAAGCGTTTCATTTGAAATGACGAAAACGAATCACTCTCAACTGGTAGCTCGTGAAGTCTACCCCACGAAGACTGTTTGCGAGTTTCCTTGATGTCGTTCAGAATCTCGTGCCTTACGTCGGCCGGTAAATTCTTAAAGTAGATGCTGGTCACGTCAATCGCGTTCAAGTTCAGATGGTAATAGTGCCGGGAAGACTTATCATCCATCGAACTATCGCTGCGATCCAAATCAATTGGTTCTTCGGGAGCCTTCATCGGTGGCAGTTTGAAGATCGTATCAGGATCCTCCTCACGGTCGGATTGCTTGCTAGTGCTAGGTCCACCGCTCGTATTCGCTTTCTTTGAAGGTGATATAAGAATGTTCGTAGCCGATCCAAGTGCTTGCTGGACAACTTTTTCCTTGGCCAGCGTTTCAAGCAATAGTTGCTGTATACGATCTGCCTCATTCTGGTAGTTGTTTTTGCTCTGATGACGCTTTGCctacaaaatgaacaaaactatTAGAGAGGCATCACTATCAATGCATCAGTCAAGATCCGCTTACAATGGTTTGTTTCTTCAAGATTGGAACACCCCCATCGAATACGAATATGGGTTTGATACGGTAGTACATCAATTTACACAAACGGTGAAATAAACCAAGCACATGAGCGTTTGGTAAAGCGCTACCTTTCGAATCCTGGAATCCTTTTATCACCTGATGCAACCAAATCGATATATCTGCCGAAGCACAAGGAAGTTTTTACAATCTATTCTGGCaataacacaacacaaaaaggaCTCCTTACCTACGGCCAACACTTTGTTCTCCAACGTATCCAGCGGAACCGGCTTACCCGACTGTTCGATTAGCTTCCAAAGCCCTAAAACTCccatgtttgtttgattttacacAAGACCAAGCAAGAAAACTTATCGTATTGCTTATTGAGATGAAATTTTCCCGCCGTTCTGTTGTACATTCTTCACGCAGCTGCTACAACCGGAATATTCATGAATGACAGCAACcggcaaacataaaaaaacaaacattgtgAAACACACAACACTGCGTTTATACATATGCGTTGAGTGATGCATTTCTGCCTAATTCAAAATAAGGAACAGTGGTCTTCCTCCATACAATGTGGACAAGCTGTAttcagtttagtttttaaaattatttttaaatttgtttgatttactATTAATCTTttacttaaaacaaaatcaacatttcaaaataaaacaaacgtctCTTAAGAAGTAGGAACAACTCCTTTAACAAGTCAGAAGTGAGAACAActactgatttttttaatgttcgaTAACAGCCAACACCTTGTAAATATCATCTAGATCTAGAATATctataaaacattcaatctAAATCtgcttttgaatttttttcaacagagtataatttatttcgattttccCTTGACATCACGTTGTAAATGTTTTCCCTTCTACTACTTTTTGCATAGTGAAAATCTCATGTACACATCAAATCCTATTTTCCTAGACAGTTCAAACTAACTTCACGCGAATATTCTCACAACAAACTCTCATATTTCCCACAAAAAACAGCTGCTATTTTACAGCATCCTCTCTTCTCGCCTCGCAAAAGATAGAGCCTTGCCGCGATTGAGAAGATGCAGCAGAAACGCTCTGGTCCGGTTGTGTCTTGGTTTCTCAGACGTGTATAGACTCTCGTGCGGGAAAGTAGACGCTGTGTGTCCTTAACGTTAACGACATTATCGTCCCAGTGCAGCACCAAGTACCAAGCGTTCGTTGGTGTACATCCTCTGGGCACAACACACGCACGGGGAAGGCTGTCGCGCGAGAGCAACGCACAGGAGTTACAGAAAGATGTGAAGTAAGAAAAATCCCATTATAGTAATATTGTTTTGTGCTGTGAGTTTCAAGTGTATTCAGTGCCGTGACAAATAAGGGATCGAAATGGTGTCTTCGTTTGGTGCTTCGACATTAAAGATGCAGAATAAAATATGAGTGCAACTATACATAAATGCATTCCAAACGTGTCTGCAGTAATGAACAGTGTGTTTATAATTACTTAAGTAAATGGCTAAGATAAAACATCATTCTCCCTAGTGTTTAAAAGTAATCGTCGTGATTTTTTCCCAGAATTTTTCATCTAAAGCGTACCAATAACGTGTGCAATCCAAGTGATGACCGTGTCCGAGCGAGAAAATGTatctacttttttattttagaaccACACACGCTACTCACACCGCCTGAGACGCGAGCGTGAGCGGTTTGAGAGAATGCCATTTTTGGGGGCGAGAGAATGAGCGTGACAGTTTCGGCTAATCTGCTCACACAAAACGGGAGGTCAGCATCCATCCGTTCGCGTAGGAAAAGCGGGATACGATTGTGCCTAGCCTCGAAATAAACGGAACGCAGTGAAACCGTACCGAATAGAACGCGCGTTTGATGTTAGTGTGTAAATCTCCAAACAGCAGCAAGTAGCTTGACAGCGTGGGGGCCCATCATTAGGAACATCATTATTTACTAATACGTACGTACGATTTGTCTTCGGGAGGAAGTCGCGAACCACACCGAGACGAAAGTCTGAAGAAACTTctccttacaaaaaaaaaatgttagcgGAAGCTAATAATGGTACGGTGTGTGTCAACTTCATGGCTTGCTTGATGATGATATGT
Proteins encoded in this window:
- the LOC125764456 gene encoding DNA excision repair protein ERCC-5, which encodes MGVLGLWKLIEQSGKPVPLDTLENKVLAVDISIWLHQVIKGFQDSKGSALPNAHVLGLFHRLCKLMYYRIKPIFVFDGGVPILKKQTIAKRHQSKNNYQNEADRIQQLLLETLAKEKVVQQALGSATNILISPSKKANTSGGPSTSKQSDREEDPDTIFKLPPMKAPEEPIDLDRSDSSMDDKSSRHYYHLNLNAIDVTSIYFKNLPADVRHEILNDIKETRKQSSWGRLHELPVESDSFSSFQMKRLLKRRQVQVELEEAEKEMGGKCLSLAELESLLTEEGVETSSNRAAQQIASDENTRFLLVRDVQKAIEKAKVREEAEKLAPKAPKLPKLSKEELASKVGAEEDDKEMDEELQLAIKMSLMQDEDPHALIELDEDDLRMSRKQKQALGNAAQSLARGFMLEYGGMTNEEFNELLHQTQDVDGGDINDSMSQMFVYNGDSIVQNTLEIVHEIPDEEEKVVEEKEAPEKTDSEPETESDSDFVDVPEDNLNDSQEGISLPLNSTNHFKPHFNPIVDFTIDDLKQLSEAGSSKKKEVVEVIIKQEDIGVCDKDDIFADIFVAKKENINEAEAAENNRSSIQEQPTLPMISIPMKQVNDLLQEENSSDSTSKQSNAEDQNVPKAFPGLKIKKVDDINAQLKEELENLKKGPAVIDLGDIVKAPLLPVSEPALPSTDLKSISETLKKQLDELKANANSFQLDEIKLDSVEKTQAHNNDEDADSDVTIIYDADLSIQRTPTKQIVPGNDQMKETKSSPKATEDATVIEIADSPAKKGTLEHLVLARTPGKDSHKSNESEESVPHVPKPFFVNKTPPSSKKANQEAGTEKQTTSGKSVSKELFPEPEPIPSTSKQPPPDPKPVSAENLITEMADTLKESHTPLELKRMALDLAQTERELEREKNKQSRLGVSITDQMRNDCMELLQIFGVPYIVAPMEAEAQCAFLNQIEMTDGTITDDSDIWLFGGKKVYKNFFNQQKLVLEFTIEGIEQTFHMDRKKLIQLALLVGSDYTTGIHGIGAVTALEILASFPPTPEEAEETSEMMSMLSGLRKFRNWWQHGRTGASGTRMALKSKLKNIDIGEGFPSTGVVDAYLRPTVDFSEEEFTWGYPDADRLRDYARQKFGWTQTKTNDILLPVLKRLDERKSQASIKNYFKVQSAIGQSRLKVSKRVQHAVDTMAGKIDPNETVKAKKKSPTKPKQSGGRKRKQTTGKGTIETIELDAIEEENENGNEEQANGSVEVKDGAKDEIVEATNPAKKGATTRKRTTGGAGTSTKPKRGRKKASNDGTVDGKQQSEAEQSTSQRPTHSLANIGGIIANINHQSAGSMEPAVDSSLEARRKRIGNKMPDFNPAIPQRVKDEEEMVERKKRAAELFKKLKANDKQKRQ